One genomic region from Arthrobacter sp. FB24 encodes:
- a CDS encoding N-acetylglucosamine-6-phosphate deacetylase codes for MQAEPGAPGLTQPGAEGEDGGGLGLRGRLVTGRPGDGVIDDGTVVIAGGRIVWCGPTAELPADVDVQTTQVPLILPGLVDVHCHGAVGHTFSADADGARRAAGFHAGQGTTSVLASLVSAPSGVLLEQIAVLRELVHDGTLAGLHLEGPFIARSMCGAQDPAAIIDGDPALLRQWLEAGRGTVRSLTLAPETPHFAELVALCREYRVVPSLGHTGATAARTREVLGGGAGAGRWSATHLFNRMPALGHRAPGPIPVLLQEARQSPDRMVVELVADGVHLDPEIVRMVFNLVGPGSIALITDAMAAAGMSDGQYTLGSLDVLVQDRVARLAPAAEGAPPGAIAGATSLLLENVRRCVGWGVPLADAVAAASATPARLMGLDQPGPSQVGSIITGYRADVLVATEEIELLQAYRAGAPLTEERKTSADHSV; via the coding sequence ATGCAAGCTGAACCCGGCGCGCCGGGGCTGACTCAACCCGGAGCGGAAGGCGAAGACGGCGGCGGCCTGGGGCTGCGGGGCCGCCTGGTCACCGGCCGCCCCGGGGATGGAGTGATCGACGACGGCACGGTGGTGATCGCCGGGGGACGCATCGTGTGGTGCGGCCCGACGGCGGAGCTGCCCGCCGACGTCGACGTCCAAACGACACAGGTTCCGCTCATCCTGCCCGGACTGGTGGACGTGCACTGCCACGGCGCAGTGGGGCACACCTTCTCCGCGGATGCGGACGGCGCCCGCCGGGCGGCAGGTTTCCATGCCGGGCAGGGTACGACGTCGGTGCTCGCCTCGCTCGTTTCGGCGCCGTCCGGTGTGCTGCTTGAGCAGATCGCCGTGCTGCGGGAGCTGGTGCACGACGGCACGCTGGCCGGCCTGCACCTGGAAGGGCCGTTCATCGCCAGGAGCATGTGCGGAGCGCAGGACCCGGCGGCCATCATCGATGGGGACCCGGCGCTCCTGCGGCAGTGGCTCGAGGCGGGGCGGGGAACGGTGCGGTCGCTGACCCTTGCCCCGGAAACGCCGCACTTTGCCGAGTTGGTTGCCCTGTGCCGGGAGTACCGGGTGGTCCCGTCCCTTGGCCACACAGGTGCGACGGCGGCCCGGACGCGTGAAGTACTCGGGGGAGGGGCGGGCGCCGGACGCTGGTCCGCCACCCACCTGTTCAACCGGATGCCGGCGCTGGGCCACCGGGCGCCGGGGCCTATTCCGGTCCTGCTGCAGGAGGCCCGGCAGTCACCGGACCGGATGGTCGTGGAGCTGGTGGCCGACGGTGTGCACCTGGACCCGGAGATTGTCCGCATGGTGTTCAACCTGGTGGGACCGGGCTCGATCGCGCTGATAACGGACGCCATGGCCGCCGCCGGGATGTCCGATGGCCAGTACACGCTGGGGAGCCTGGACGTGCTGGTCCAGGACCGGGTGGCCCGGCTGGCGCCCGCGGCGGAGGGTGCCCCTCCCGGGGCGATCGCCGGGGCCACCAGCCTGTTGCTGGAAAACGTCCGCCGCTGCGTCGGGTGGGGCGTGCCCTTGGCCGACGCCGTTGCTGCGGCCTCGGCCACTCCCGCCCGCCTTATGGGCCTGGATCAGCCGGGCCCCTCGCAGGTCGGATCCATCATCACCGGGTACCGCGCCGACGTGCTGGTGGCCACCGAAGAAATTGAACTGCTGCAGGCCTACCGGGCCGGCGCACCGCTAACGGAGGAAAGGAAAACGAGTGCAGATCATTCTGTGTGA
- a CDS encoding PTS transporter subunit EIIC: protein MSTENPSASAGAGPLATPAPGKAKGSGKALQNMQRFGRSLMLPIAALPAAALLLRLGQDDLLGRFEGLTTVAQVIGAAGGALFENLPLLFAVGISFGFAKKGDGSTALAAVVGFLVLTNVFKVMAPMVLGAAPEGGKDPVINYGVLAGIVMGLTTAWLWQKFHRTTLPDWLGFFAGRRLVPILTSFAAIVIGVVMALLYPFFNTGLTAVGNAVADNTVVGSGIYGTLNRLLIPLGLHHILNSIVWFIIGDYNGAHGDLNRFFAGDPSAGVFMTGFFPIMMFALPAAALAIWHEAKPSQKKIVGGVMLSTGLTAFLTGITEPLEFSFMFVAWPLYLVHAVLTGTSMMLVNFLGIHHGFGFSAGAIDYLLNFGIAQNPLWLVPIGLGYAAVYYVVFRFVIRRWNLRTMGREDETDENGSMAKADAS from the coding sequence ATGTCCACGGAAAACCCGTCCGCTTCAGCCGGGGCCGGCCCGCTGGCCACACCGGCCCCGGGCAAGGCCAAGGGCAGCGGCAAGGCATTGCAGAACATGCAGCGCTTCGGCCGCAGCCTCATGCTCCCCATCGCCGCCCTTCCCGCCGCCGCGCTCCTCCTGCGCCTGGGCCAGGACGACCTGCTGGGCCGGTTTGAAGGCCTGACCACCGTTGCCCAGGTGATCGGCGCGGCCGGCGGAGCTCTCTTTGAGAACCTGCCTCTGCTCTTCGCCGTCGGCATTTCCTTTGGCTTCGCCAAGAAGGGCGACGGTTCCACGGCGCTGGCCGCCGTCGTCGGCTTCCTGGTGCTGACCAACGTCTTCAAAGTCATGGCACCCATGGTGCTGGGTGCCGCCCCGGAGGGCGGCAAGGATCCCGTCATCAACTACGGGGTGCTGGCCGGCATCGTGATGGGCCTGACCACGGCCTGGCTGTGGCAGAAGTTCCACCGGACCACCCTGCCGGACTGGCTCGGGTTCTTCGCCGGCCGGCGGCTGGTGCCCATCCTGACCTCGTTCGCGGCCATCGTGATCGGCGTGGTCATGGCGCTCCTCTACCCCTTCTTCAACACGGGCCTGACAGCCGTGGGCAACGCCGTCGCGGACAACACGGTGGTGGGCAGCGGCATCTACGGCACACTCAACCGGCTGCTTATCCCGCTGGGCCTGCACCACATCCTGAACTCGATCGTCTGGTTCATCATCGGCGACTACAACGGCGCCCACGGCGACCTGAACCGCTTCTTCGCGGGTGACCCCTCGGCGGGTGTCTTCATGACCGGGTTCTTCCCCATCATGATGTTCGCCCTGCCGGCGGCCGCCCTCGCCATCTGGCATGAGGCCAAACCGTCCCAGAAGAAGATCGTCGGCGGCGTCATGCTCTCCACCGGCCTCACCGCCTTCCTCACCGGCATCACCGAACCGCTGGAATTCTCCTTTATGTTCGTGGCATGGCCGCTCTACCTCGTCCACGCCGTCCTGACCGGAACTTCCATGATGCTGGTCAACTTCCTGGGCATCCACCACGGGTTCGGGTTCTCCGCCGGGGCCATCGACTACCTGCTCAACTTCGGCATCGCGCAGAATCCGCTCTGGCTGGTGCCCATCGGGCTGGGCTACGCGGCGGTGTACTACGTGGTGTTCCGCTTCGTGATCCGGCGCTGGAACCTCCGCACCATGGGGCGCGAAGACGAAACCGACGAGAACGGCTCGATGGCCAAAGCCGATGCAAGCTGA
- a CDS encoding glucose PTS transporter subunit EIIB, whose protein sequence is MSKAEIILAALGGADNVEEIEGCITRLRTEVVDAGKVDEAALKAAGAHGVMMAGSVVQVVVGPEAESLAEDIQDLM, encoded by the coding sequence ATGTCCAAAGCAGAAATCATCCTCGCCGCCCTGGGCGGCGCCGATAACGTCGAAGAGATCGAAGGGTGCATCACCCGCCTGCGCACCGAAGTGGTGGACGCCGGAAAGGTGGACGAGGCAGCCCTCAAGGCGGCGGGCGCCCACGGCGTCATGATGGCCGGCTCGGTGGTCCAGGTGGTAGTTGGCCCCGAAGCGGAGAGCCTGGCAGAAGACATCCAGGACCTGATGTGA